The Chelmon rostratus isolate fCheRos1 chromosome 9, fCheRos1.pri, whole genome shotgun sequence sequence ACATCGGAGGAGGCAACCGCCTTGTGTGCCTTCATATCATTTAACCTTGGACAAAGTTTCTTCCCACCGCTTTGTGttaaaaaactgaaagtgaCATTCAAACAAGACAGGATAAAATACCAATCTTGAACCTTGTTCAGGGTCAGACCACTAATATCCAACTCTGGTGTATGAGCTCTGTCCTTTCAGCTGAAACTTGGTTAGCACTGTCTCCCTGATGTAAACCTCTTCttattcattattaaataatacaaagacAAGTTTGTCCCATCATCTATTATAGAAAGGTTTCTCAGAGGAAATCAGAGAATTTTTTGCACACAAACTACAAATTCAAGGTATTTCATGTACTCAATAAAAGTTAATTGTCATCAAGCTACACAGTAAGAATTTCAGTCGGAAATAATGAGAGGCTGATTATTGACATGACAATACAAACCTGCTGCagactcagacagacagtcttGGCGCTCTGAACCGGACTGATGAGCTTGCTCTTACTTACAGTCTCTTTAATGATATCGCCAAAGTCTTTAAAGTACTGGAGAaaccagaaaagaaaaaaaaaatgcttcagttATGATCAATAGTCTGTTTAATTAATGACACTGtctaaatatgtaaaaataatcCAGTCTTTTCTAGTCATCTGTGCTTCTTTTAACCACCGGTCCCTATGACTCATTCTTGGCACCTCGCTGGGTCTAAAACGgattttctctccctcctccactctcttACACATCCTCCCCATTATCAATTTTTTATGAACATGTTTCCTGTATTTCTATCCCATTTCTCTAAAAAATTATGGACTATTAATTTAACAATTTCTAGACTCACTAATTTAACTATGAACCAATTTTTGCATACATGTGACACCGACACAAGCAGTTGATTAATATGTGAACTTACAATGTAAATACTATATAATATGCAAGGCTAATACAACTTAATTATCCCTGTAAGGCCTTATCTCCCTATCAACCTTGTTGTAGTACTTGAAGACATCAGTGGCAGCGCTGAGGTCCAGCACCCCATAGATGACCAGCTTACAGTAGCCGGCCAGTTGGTTGCGCCTCCTCTGGAGAAGCGTtatcttcatctcctcctcagcctcagctACAGAGGAAAGCCAGGATAAGGACAGCATGGCAGGCAATAATAGACCAATAGTTAACATGAAAGACAGGAGAGGCATGGAGAAAGCTTTTAGGTGTTGATAAGACACAAGCAAAACAGAATGTATGATGAAAGACTGGTATTTGGCTTGAAAATTGGCAGCACATTGTGAAATACAGGGGAAAAGGATTTGTTATAGCAGCAGATTCTCAAAACAAGACATCAAAAACTGTGTCTGCAGGCATAAATGATGGTACGGTCCACTGGGAGAACTTTGGCAGTGTTGAAATTTAGCAGTTAGTTTCCAAAACACTACACATCCACGAGGAAAACAAAATCTTTTTGTGAACACCATCATTCAGTAGTCTAAAAAATGGAGAGGATGGCATCTTTACCAGAAATCACTTTGTcaagaaagactgaaaaaagtACTACAGTTTAGACAAACATTTACTAAAAGTCAGTGCTGATCATACCATTGAGTTCAGCATCATCAGTGTCAGAGAAGATGTAGTCCAGGACGAAAGCAGCCATCTCAGAACGCAGGGAATCAGATGGGAGGTGGACCAACGTTTGGAGGGCAGTTTCAGAGTGTGCTGAACTCGCACAGAACAAGAGCAGCAGGTCACAGAGCAGCTCGAACGCCTGTGGATGGAAGGATGCAAACTTTAGCAGAACTCACCAGCTCCCTAAACTTAAATTCAGATAAGTACACAGACGTAATATTGAGTTTGTCAGCATGTGAAGCTTTGCTAACAATTCTGTATTCTGTTAAAAGAGGTAACAAGTCTCAAGAAAGGGAACTTCTAAATGTGagcaaatgaaaggaaaaataacCTTTTTTACCAATAAGAAGCCACTAACATAAAACTGATAGTTCACAGTTAGTTCACAATCGGATGATGCTAATTAACACAGTTCTCACCTGATTTCTGATCTCAGTCTggttcagagacagacagttctGACAAAccctgcaaaacaaatgcaccttcttcttcagctgcttcagttccGCCTGGAAGACGTGGCGATGGAGAGACAAAAAGGACAGGTAGGCAGATCAGGAACAAGGAAGGTTACTGTCATTAGGAGGATACTAGAACCCGAAGTGCACATAACTggtacacaggtacacaaaccAGACATGCGCAATGTCAGTTGtatccaaacaaaaacagcaattcagCAGCTACTTTGGCATTTGGCCACCTACAAAGAAATGTCAACCCAGACCcgagcagaagaaaagacttttctctGAGAAGTGGCTCCAACGTGTGTCACAGCTTGAAACTAATGTTGTTTGTATAAACAAttagcagacaaaacaggtgcATTTTATACGGGCTGAAAGAGTTTCGATCTTCCATTATTTGTCAAACACAAAAGAGTTTGGAGAACGTGAACGCCAATACAAGAGATGCAAATAACTGAACACAAGTAAGGGAATTGTGTGCCGTTTCTTTGGAAcgctggtatgtgtgtgtgaaagagtcGTGAAGAGCGTGAAGATAGaatgagacagaacaaacaCGTAAAGAGAAACCTAACTATCAGAAACAGTACAATAAAGTGTAAACCAGTGGGAAACTTAATGTCTGAGAGTCATCATGGAGTtagatacacacagaaaaacataacaGATTGTTGTGTTAATTGCCTGCTGTCTGCGCTGCTGGCAAACTGTTGAACAACATGGATGACAAGAACTCTACAAATACACAGGAAGGCCACCAACATGGCCACCATGGGTTGCCTGCAATTTGACAAACAAGTATTTATCACGCAGGTCGTGTCATCTTGTGCAAGATGGCAGgagtgagtttgtgtgtgatgtctctTGGTATGTGTCAGACTGAAAGAAGGTTAAACTATTTCTAAACATCCAATAAATAATGCCAGAAGAGCACCTCAGCTGGTGTAGAGTTGATCGCGTTCACTTTAGCCCACATCAGGTGAAAGGCTGCACACTTCAGAGCTGACACCATGAGCTGAAATCACACAAAAGGAAAGTTAAAATCAGCCTTTTTAGAGATTTCAGTGCAATGGCCAAAAAAATTCCACTTCCTTTTTCGAACAGATCCAGATCTACATCAAACTAAATAGACGCGGTGAAATGTCCACTTAAACACTTAATTTAGTCCAAACAACTGTTCTTATTTCAGTTCAGCAAATTCAGAGGTGGTATAAACGCACATCACAACGCAACACTCCTCCTCCATCAAAATGTGTGACTTTATCACAGACCTCCTCGTCGAGCTCTCTGGATTCTGTCCTGCGCTTCAGAAGCTCGAGACAGGAGTCGAGCAGCTTCCAGCCTGTCGGGTCCTTTGCACTggagaacacagacacacacacacacacacacactcttctgtgTAAGCTATACTCTGTACAACTGCCATGggcatcataaaaaaaacacacttaccTGCTCAAGGACGCAATCCTTTTCAAGGCAGTGGCTGCACTGTATACGTCATCATCGTCTGCGTTACCCTGTGTagtgtacatgtacacacaagcacaaacacgcacgtacacacaagCACGCCACGCAACCAATTAATTTAAAAGATGTGCTTAAATTTAACACCATGACAGTTgagatttatattttttttgccttcttttGGTGTTCCAGAGCacaattgtgtgttttgtaattcAATTACATACAGTTATGCTATGCTATTAGTAATATGGTAGATATGGTACTCTGGAGACTGATATGTATTAAATACTATATCCCAGACTGAGTAGTTGGTATTGCTAATGAAGGATAGATACATAAACTGAGACCTCCACAGCTCCCAGCACTGTACAAATAGACACTCAGTCACCAGTTTATTAGGTAaacctagctaaaactaatgcattTTAATACAACAATGCTCTAGTAAATCATACctttttggaggctgcagttaatgttgttgaatttgcattttacaAGAGAGATGTTTTTGCTATCCAGGGTTCCCTCATTGTTACAAATAGGGTGGACAAAAAGTATTTTATCATGAACTCCATAACATGCCATATTTGCCTGTATGCAAGCCTCACTGACACGCTCTCCTACCTGCAGTATGTCACTTAAGTAGGTGTTGAAGCACTCGGTCAGGCCATCCAGCAGCTGGCTGAATGCCAGGTGTGCGCGGGAGGAGAAGGTGTAGCAGTCGGAACAAAGGGTGCTGGCCAGGTGGGCGAAAGCTTCCAACACTGTGACCTCTGTATGCTTCGACACAATACCACATatctcacacagcagcaggtccaggtgctgacaaagagagaggacagtTACGGAGGAAAGGTCCACATGGAAGTAGAACAGGTAAAGTAGAATACGTACAGTATGTACTGCCTTGGACAGTTTGTTGGTCTGCTCACCTCACTCAAGATCACTGACTTCAGTAAACAAGCGGGGGCAGATAGCATTCATTATGATGACAGCATCGAAAAGTATTAATGATTTTTTAGAGACACTTAATTAAATGTTCAAGACAGGGCAAGCACAGCCAGTGGGTAAATCTTTAAAGGGGTACACCTTTTGTGTGACATTATTTTACCCAATGACCTGAATACCACTAAGTCACTTACATTTTGTCTAAATGTCTCATGTGGTGATAAATTTCGCTTTATGACAGAATTAATTGCCTCCCTACTTTATCTTATTCACACCCCTGCTGATTGTCCATTATGTGCCTTATCTATCACCACTGTTTCAGTGTCTGCTGGCTGAGGCAATCTGCCACAGGTGAGCTCATTAAATCAAGCCTCACAGTTTGCCCGAGTAGCAGGTTGGTCATTGGTCACCTTTGTACGTGTTGACAGACTTTAATTTCcttatttctgttctgtttatttttccttaATATTTGGCTTGAATAaccatttttcatttattgttccTTTGTTAATAATTTGAACATGCCAGGTCATTAACTGTGAAGCCTAAATAGGactgaaatcattaaaaaaatgtctctctGAGCAGTAGCAGCTAAATTccttctttcatttctcttaCAGACATCTCAGAAATACACTTTAGAATAATATCATGCTGAAGCCGGTACAGGGGGAAAATTTTGGAGTGGGGTAATTATTCAGAGGGAACAAGATGTAATTTCGATTCAGGGATAATAAATTATGTTGGTCATGCTCCTACCTTCTCCAGCCGTGGAGCGCTGTTGTACATCTCCAGGTCAAAGTAGAGCGGAGCTTTGAAAAGAAGGCTCACTTTCCCTGCATCCGCTGAGTACTGCAGGTCagtgaggacaaaaacacaggtgcacaaaaatactgtatatgtatactTCCCCTTCATTCTCACTGTAATATGAGGTAGCAATATATGGTAAAAGTAATACTGTATGATTCTTTGGCGCAGATTTTAAGGTAGCAGTGTTTCTGATGCTTCAACAACAGTTAACAGTTTCAACCCTTTGTgcacaataaatcaaatttaaCGGTATGTAATATCAGTCTTATAAAGTATGTTACGTGACTCTGGGCTGTGTACCTTGGCGAGcagctgtggcagcagagggaTGAAGTGTGCAGTGATACGTCTCCTGTCTTGTTCCTGGACCTTCTTATCCTTCATATTGAGCGTCTAATCCCACATGTATGTTCAGGGAGTAGTCACGGGACAGCAGGTCAACCATGTAGACGTGCATGTGTAAGGATTAAAGGCATTCAGATATCATGACAGAGAGTGTTTCCTATGTGTTAAAAGTAATGTGCAAAAGCAAATATTTCTCTCGCCCACAAGCTCCACAGTTCCATAACACAAACGACACAGAATTATCATCTATTTGTTTGTCACCACCTTCTTGCCCTGAGTTCTCCCAACAGGTGGGGTTGCCTGTGCTGCCTGTCTGATGGCGCACATCATCAGCTCTATGAGAGCACCCTCCTCCTCATACATCAGACCTGAcaacacagagggacagacaggtgCAGAACTGAGTGGGTGGTGGTTGGGACGACACAATGCAGAGACAGCGAGGGATCAACACGAGAGTTCTATGAATTATTATGGTATACTGGTGTTAAACTGAGTGCTATGCACCGATGCAGCTAAGACTGCTTGAGGTTTGCTGACAGTCACATCTTGTTCCTCACCAGAGTCCTGTAGCAGGAGTCCTGTCATAGTCTCCCAGTCCCTCAGCTCAGATCCTGCCACACCCCACAGACTATCCACCAGGTACGCCCCATGCTCATGGAACTGTCAAGAGAGTGAATGACTTGCTTTAGACTTGCTTTGTTTCTGAACTGCTATCACCATCATTTATGTTACTAATGACATAATGCATGGTTTACAGTTGAAACTCTGTATTAATGTTAGACACAAAAAATCCAAATCATGATCTCCATCATTCAGAGTTTCAGTATACAGAATTTAAAGTGCGGACGAGGAGACTGGAGACTTGAGGACTTCACTTGAACTCATGTACTGAGACTTGTCTGAGACTTAAACTGAAACTTGATACAGTAGACcataaatattgaaaaatgcCATTTTGTTCTTAGTTTTTTAGAAAACTCTTAACCAGATTACAGAAATTAGCCTTACTTTCTAAATGTAATTATATTACGATGTATAGAATTAGTTAAGTCTACACACATAAAAGAGGAGCTTCATAGTTTTCCCTGCTTTTTTAGCATATATTTTAAGCACATAAGTTTAAAATTAGTTTTTTGCTTTAGTTGtgcacattacattacattacactgtgaaaacatttaTAAACTGTCAAAAATAGAAAGctatttcaacataaaaatattAGTGACCACTGCCTTCAGTTAACTGAGTTACTGAATAGTTTGCAAAATGTCAACAGAATGATAAAAACATACTTAAAATGAAGTCAACAAATGTCGAATTATACTGACACAAGCTGGAAGTGAAGCCTAATTTCCTGTAAATCACACTTAGGATTAGCACTGGTCCAGGTTTTAAAGGTGAGGTGAGCCATTCTGGAGAAGGACTGCTGATATTGTCATCTCTACTACTGCATAATGCAATTACACGTTAGCATGCCAGCTTTACTGTCCCTCCCACATTTCCCCTTCCCTTGTCCTGTGCAATGAGCATGGACGCAAAAGCACAAATGTTGCTGATTGGTTGAAATTTTGTTGCGTGGCTCCGTACAAACCACTTTGTTTCCCACTTACAGAGCCTGTCACAGAAATTAGATCTTTTCCAGCGCGTACACAAAACGCATAGCTAAAAGTccattttgcacatttgcaccatcattgtcagtgtttgctttgaaCTACAGTATATGACgcataaaatgttttgattaattGCAATAGGACATTAAATGGCCGGTTACCATCAAAAAAGAAAGAGTTGGTGACAATTTGGTCATTGTGATTTTCATACTAAGATGGATGCTTCATAAGGAACTTAAAAATATTTATCATGGTTATTCTACCTTTAATAATGAAATCATAATggcaaaaaaataatcaaattgtCTACAAGCAAAATGTATGAAAACTTTGGAAGCAAATATTTCAGATCAGTAGCTGAAATAGAACAGCAGGTGATGAATATTAGAAAAAGAATTAAAGAAAattatacatatacattttatGGCATTGAGGAGGACAAACAGATTACAGTAGAGGGGATATGGAGGGAGACACTACCTCGCTCTGTATGTAGAAGGAGATGAAAATTTGAAAGAAGACTGTGTTgtcacttttatttctttcctggTTCTCACTGGCAATCACACCTTTCAGTCtgacgcacagacacacacataaacaaaaaaaaacaacaattttcaTATTATATGAAccacaaataaagaaatgaaaataactgaataCATAAATAACGGcatggagaaagaaaggaaggattAAAATTTACTTGTTGTAGAGGAAGCTGCCGGCTGCAGACGCCAGGCCTCTGTGTGAAGCATAAACCAGGGGATAGATGTGGCTGcactcctcttctctcaggCCTTCCTCTGTGTTccttcacacacgcacacataaaaacagttGAAAGTTAAAACAGTTACACTAAAAGCACAACATGAAAACTTTGTTGTCAAGCACTGCACCTACTAAGAAAGACTCTTGCAGCAATTTATGTGCGATTTTCAAAttgtattaatgtttttttatacaATTTAAGAAACCTTTAATAACCATCAGCTgaagtttttaaatgtcaccaCAGCATTTAATCTCTCTTGTTAATTAATCCTAAAAACATCTCATTTACATCTGATTTGAATCAGTGGTGCGAGATGTGGGCCAGCGTGAGAGATCGTGACTCACTCTGTGAATCATCAGTATACATGACAAAGAGTGTTATCACAGTTATGAGTAACCATTTTATTTCAAGTGTTGAGAAACTGGACTTGAAATCATTTGTGGACAACTAGgatatatttacaatatttgGTTATTTACACCATTTACATTTCAGGTGAGAATTCTGCTCTGTCACTTTTTCAgggacaaaatgttttattcagggGTCTTAAAGCATTTATCACTCAGGGATTTGACCTTCAAACCAACACCGCCCATGTGAAGCAACTTGGTACAAAGACCAAAAACTGAATAGAATTATTGAACAGCATTATTGCTAATGCTCTGAACTATATTTGAATAAAacttttttgtgcaaaaaaaaaaaagaacactcACTTGTATAAGTCAAATTTACCATATTTGGTATGTTTTGATCTACTCAAATGAAAttcctgtactgtatgttgcagATAAAGCAAAGAGAGCcaccagagacagagaaaccCCTCACTGTTGGATCAGCAGTAACAGATTGACCGCTTCCACTGCCACGTCTGGGTTCTTGTCCAGCACCATGCTGAGCATCCTCTcctaacacaaacacagagacatgcagaTATAAAGTGGCACACGCGTGCACAAGGACAAATGCGCAACCAtgccagcagacagacacacataaaaagaGACACGCACAGATATGCAAAAATGCACCCAGTCTCACAGACATagatgtacacacatacacacaccctaACAGCTAAGCCAAAACCAtttatctgctgcagcacatgtgGCTTAGGAgggttttttgtgtttgagaaGAGCTTATTAAAAATCAGTAATTGGCAGCAATTAACGCACCCAGACACATGCCCAGACAAAAgagacttaaaaaaacaaaaaaacaaaacaggaattGGGGGGAGTGTCActgaaatggcaaaaaatgaGGGGGGGGGCACAAAAAGTCAGtgaagagacacagaggcaggcAACAAAATAGAAACAAAGCTAAGCCGAAACAATAGATTAAAGAGAGATGttgaggcagacagacagaaagacagacagagaggagggaacaaggagggagaaaagagacattAAATGAGGTGTGAGTCCAATCCAGAGGGAAGCCTCACTTTAAATCTGCTGGTGAAAAGCTCCAGGCGGCCAATGAGTTCCTTCTCCTGGTACAGACCCTGCagggcacgcacacactgcagacGCACTGGACCTTGctgagggaaagaagaaaagagtaCAGTAACACACCCTCTACAGCCCGCATGCAGACTGATGTCTGCTCATAGTGgacatttctctttgtgtgcgtgtgtatatgcGAtcctttctgtgtctgtctgcacataTTGTACAGTTGTTTCTGGTGTGACAGGCTGCCAAAGCCTATAAGcatgaatatgaaataaaaagctgctttatttGGAAAACACATTCCCTGAATGCCGCAGTCCCTGTCACTGCTATCTCCAGTGCTGGCCTGCTCAGGGCGGCGACTTACAGCTGCTACCTCTGTGACACACGGTGTTGCCAGCAGTGAGTAGTGAAATGACATTAAAGTAGCACTTCATTCTGTCATGTTCTGTCTACTGTCTAGTCATGTGTATATGTTTACTTTATCATGCAGCGTCCACCCCAGGTATTTAAGACATCCATCATTCAGGAAGTCTTCAGGGTCCATTTTCAGCCACATGCCCAACTCCTCAATACAAGCCGCACGGATCTCATGTAGCCGGTCCCGGTAAcggtgcacaaacacaccccgGAATGTGCTGTTCATCATGGAGGCAACTTCCTCTCGCTTCTCacacagctgcaacacacacatttgaaataCATGCGTATAAATGTACACAACCAAGATGTGAGCAAATCAGTGGCCCAGTCACTTGGACTCCTGTTCATGTGCTTAACCTCACGGCTAAAAATGTTACTCAAATCTCCCCTTTTCcagcatttttatttacaaaggATTACATTTCACAATTTCTCCATTAGTCTTCCTCATTGTAGTGACTGATATCTATCGGTGAGGGTaggagtgtttgtttttgtgacatCGACATCATAGACTCAAAACCATCCTGCAAAAGTAATCCTTGTTTTACTCCTAATGCTACTTCACCAACATTAACAATAACACTAGGCACGAGTACTATTTGCTGTCCTTGATTATAGGACCTATCTTTCAATCTCTGAATTTCTGTATCTTTTTATGCATTCTGTTTGAAACTTCTCTACTCTATTAGCCAAGCTCTGGCTAGCAAAACATCCTCTTCTgacttattttatttgaaaaatctATTTGGTTGGTAAAAAATTACCATTTCAAAACCAGTTACAAATGAACAACTTTTATGGAGCATTGAAAGCGTTGTATTGTTACCAAGGACCTGCTAAAACCTGCTTAAAGGGTTTACATACTAAATAgtgcagtttcagttttatcGAGACGTCCTGAGTATCCTTAAAGATTGTCTATAAAGACAATGTCACCTCATGTCCTGTCATTCTTATTAGGtgaaagtgtctgtgtgtctgcactcaAGCCAGTGTTTATGTGAATGTGTCACCTCACTGATGGtggtctgcagctcctccagtctGTCAGAGGCTCTGTCATGCGCCCTCTTGCTGTTCTCCATGTTGTATCGCCGCTGGGTGgtctgcagctgaacagacacTGTAAGAGCTACTTCCACCAGCCCAGTCATCAACTTCATGGCTAATagaggaaaaacatgcagatcGACAAGACTAGATAATACTGACATACAAACAGGCATCAATctaagagagaaagacaggataCTCTTTTGCTTTCACTGAATATgctattcattttttttcattagatTTTATTATCATAATGCATAAGATGTTGCACATGATAGGTACCATCACTGTTCTTATTTACACAGTGGATTATATACGATATACTATGGAAATCCTCAACAGCTTGCATCTAAAAGCAAATCCTTGCCACTAATGTACAGTACTTAACAGCCACATTAAGGATAAGctgttggattttattttgtggtttgGTCTAACAGGAAGAAATGGGTCAACAGaaattttggaaaaaaacaaaaaaagagaaaaccatGAGAATCAACAAAAGACAGCTATACAGGGGAGCACATTCTGAGAAACAAAAGATCTTCTCTAGCAACTAAAACAGATGTCAGCTGAATGGAGCAGTTTGTTCTGCCTCCcacaaaagcagaagaaaaacctAAGGTATCACAGGCAGGGAGTGCAGGTTTTCACCCCTATCAAATCTAAAGCGAGTGGAAAAAAATTCTCCTTATGAAATcagttttgagtgtgtgtatacttttcttttttatgtgcCTGTATTGTACCAATGTGCTTACCAAGCAGGGTACTGGTGTGTCTGAAGGCTCGGACTTGGGAGTCAGACAGACCAGTGAGCAGGGCCAGCAGGGAGGGGAAAAGGTGCTCGTCATAGATGAAGCTATTCTGACAGGAGCGCACAAGAACCCGAGCAAACTCGAACAGGCCAGCTTTGAAACGCTTCAGCTGGGGGCCTGGGGTGCACAAAGGGTAGTTCACGGAGTCCTGGAGGATggaaggaaacaaaagaaatggaagaaacaTCTTACACTGTGCTCAGTATAGCTTTGAGGCAGAGATTTGAGGCAGAAGCCTGTGGTTGGCCCTGCTAATGACAATTACAACAGTAGCCAAACAAAGTAATTAACTCATTAATATGTCCATTTATCAGCATTAGATTTTAATTAGTGTGCTCCATCAAACTGTACCACCTCTTTCGGATCATAATATCCTTGGCTATGGAGTCTGTGTGACTTTCTCTGCCAATTCCATGAGAATTATCAGAAGTGAGAAGATGATTCAAAGACTATGAACTAGCTTCACATTTGCAGATCTGCAAAGTAATAATCTTTACTTTAAGgatttatttaaacaaatatcAACTATGTCTCTGaactatttttttccttttcccacCTCATTGAACTCTTTGGTTAATGTGCT is a genomic window containing:
- the LOC121611639 gene encoding cohesin subunit SA-1 — protein: MANGDPDLDSLEEFDDFSESGSDYEATMKATKRRQQTALEPRPSKRPRRKTAVRVMSSPSGSPIPTPPDPSLQQQHSLDAHRQASPRPVTRVNEGNQVRDIYDAVYSGKTAMVTVVDEWLDSYKRSREAGLLVLINFIVQSCGCKGVVSREMFDTMQNAEIISTLTKEFNEDSVNYPLCTPGPQLKRFKAGLFEFARVLVRSCQNSFIYDEHLFPSLLALLTGLSDSQVRAFRHTSTLLAMKLMTGLVEVALTVSVQLQTTQRRYNMENSKRAHDRASDRLEELQTTISELCEKREEVASMMNSTFRGVFVHRYRDRLHEIRAACIEELGMWLKMDPEDFLNDGCLKYLGWTLHDKQGPVRLQCVRALQGLYQEKELIGRLELFTSRFKERMLSMVLDKNPDVAVEAVNLLLLIQQNTEEGLREEECSHIYPLVYASHRGLASAAGSFLYNKLKGVIASENQERNKSDNTVFFQIFISFYIQSEFHEHGAYLVDSLWGVAGSELRDWETMTGLLLQDSGLMYEEEGALIELMMCAIRQAAQATPPVGRTQGKKTLNMKDKKVQEQDRRRITAHFIPLLPQLLAKYSADAGKVSLLFKAPLYFDLEMYNSAPRLEKHLDLLLCEICGIVSKHTEVTVLEAFAHLASTLCSDCYTFSSRAHLAFSQLLDGLTECFNTYLSDILQGNADDDDVYSAATALKRIASLSSAKDPTGWKLLDSCLELLKRRTESRELDEELMVSALKCAAFHLMWAKVNAINSTPAEAELKQLKKKVHLFCRVCQNCLSLNQTEIRNQAFELLCDLLLLFCASSAHSETALQTLVHLPSDSLRSEMAAFVLDYIFSDTDDAELNAEAEEEMKITLLQRRRNQLAGYCKLVIYGVLDLSAATDVFKYYNKYFKDFGDIIKETVSKSKLISPVQSAKTVCLSLQQLFSEMLMEDRSRQDLGEIRDLAKRLAMSFGIDLHRVRKPMVALHMDGIRFAFRDPQEGEEPHLNLAFFEILSEFSFKLLQPDRAQLTAFLKSQCPHAALSWPSVRLYQRSLEAHSSSKLREQEEGSAAPSHETPVAKRKKTTAQGPVSSTVKDSWLDSSSMLSSLQTPVLTSTVLREQAKQPASRTPRATKYDIGSGLTEPESEDEFSSGTQMRKVKPTKRRQPLSSKTSSTLDQQGLSSHLPLPSLIEDNNEEREEPEVEDNESDSEHESIFTLPSTRHTSASVLDELFE